In Pseudophaeobacter arcticus DSM 23566, a single window of DNA contains:
- a CDS encoding YjbF family lipoprotein — MTPALSRTGLHLRAALIPLTLMILTTLAGCSRGPDEASGAIELGRAIRALVAERRAGDPAPLQINRAFIEQFQQPHLEIHVEKPGLTGYLGLVLTRQDDLPGEITTWSAADNSALSFRNGMLIATRGLGGNLISASVPVQNGIAGPAHGGQRRYYLRSGNNQERAVTLACEITDLGPEPLEIYARFYNTRHLQEHCEGPVQSGRRTVVLNDYWVDSQNQKVWKSRQWAGPEIGYLRIRDLSN, encoded by the coding sequence ATGACTCCGGCCCTCTCCCGCACAGGCCTGCATCTGCGCGCCGCCCTGATCCCCCTGACGCTGATGATCCTGACCACCCTGGCCGGCTGCAGCAGAGGCCCCGACGAGGCCAGCGGTGCGATTGAGCTAGGCCGCGCCATCCGGGCCCTGGTTGCGGAACGCCGGGCCGGCGATCCCGCGCCGCTGCAGATCAACCGGGCCTTTATCGAGCAATTCCAGCAGCCTCACCTGGAAATCCATGTGGAAAAACCCGGCCTGACCGGCTATCTGGGGCTGGTGCTGACCCGGCAGGATGATCTGCCCGGTGAGATCACCACCTGGAGCGCCGCCGACAACAGCGCCCTGAGCTTTCGCAATGGCATGTTGATCGCCACCCGCGGTCTGGGCGGCAATCTGATCTCCGCCAGCGTACCGGTGCAAAACGGCATTGCCGGACCGGCCCATGGCGGCCAGCGACGCTATTATCTGCGCAGTGGCAACAACCAGGAACGGGCTGTCACCCTGGCCTGCGAGATCACCGACCTGGGGCCCGAGCCGCTGGAAATCTACGCCCGGTTCTACAATACCCGACATCTGCAGGAACACTGCGAAGGCCCGGTGCAAAGCGGGCGCAGAACCGTGGTCCTGAATGACTACTGGGTTGATTCCCAAAATCAAAAGGTCTGGAAGTCACGGCAATGGGCCGGCCCGGAGATCGGGTATCTGCGCATTCGTGACCTCTCGAACTAG